In one window of Haloimpatiens sp. FM7315 DNA:
- the guaB gene encoding IMP dehydrogenase: MAIILKTGYTFDDVLLMPNKSEVLPKEVELKTSLTKTIKLNLPLISAGMDTVTESKMAIAMAREGGIGIIHKNMSIERQAYEVDRVKRQENGVITDPFSLSPEHTINDALNLMSQYRISGVPVTVDDKLVGIITNRDIVFESDYTKQISEVMTKENLITAEEGTTVEEAKEILKKHKIEKLPLVDDDNNLVGLITMKDIEKVKKYPNAAKDSKGRLLCGAAVGVTKDMMLRVDALVNADVDVITLDTAHGHSKGVLEAVKEVKAKYPKLQVIAGNVATKEAVRDLAEAGADCIKVGIGPGSICTTRVVAGVGVPQLTAVMDCVEEGNKLGVSIIADGGIKYSGDIVKALAAGAKACMMGSMFAGCDEAPGEKEIYQGRSYKVYRGMGSLAAMQCGSKDRYFQEDNKKLVPEGVEGRVPYKGYVSDTIFQIIGGIRSGMGYLGSKTLIDLYESARFVVQTSSGLRESHPHDINITKEAPNYSVNA; encoded by the coding sequence ATGGCAATAATATTAAAGACTGGATATACATTTGATGATGTTTTACTAATGCCTAATAAATCAGAGGTTTTACCAAAAGAGGTGGAATTAAAAACTAGTTTAACTAAAACTATTAAATTGAATCTTCCGCTTATAAGTGCAGGTATGGATACTGTTACGGAGTCAAAAATGGCAATAGCAATGGCAAGAGAAGGTGGAATAGGTATTATTCATAAGAATATGAGTATAGAAAGACAAGCCTATGAAGTGGATAGAGTAAAAAGACAGGAAAACGGAGTAATTACAGATCCATTTTCACTTTCACCAGAGCATACAATAAATGATGCTTTAAATTTAATGAGTCAATATAGAATTTCTGGTGTACCAGTAACTGTAGATGATAAATTAGTTGGAATAATCACAAATAGAGACATAGTATTTGAAAGTGATTATACAAAACAAATTTCAGAAGTTATGACAAAAGAAAATCTTATAACTGCTGAAGAAGGAACAACAGTAGAAGAAGCTAAGGAAATATTGAAAAAACATAAAATAGAAAAATTACCTCTTGTAGATGATGATAATAATTTAGTAGGTCTTATAACTATGAAGGATATAGAAAAGGTAAAAAAATATCCAAATGCAGCTAAAGATTCTAAAGGAAGATTATTATGTGGAGCAGCAGTTGGTGTAACAAAAGATATGATGCTTAGAGTTGATGCTCTTGTAAATGCTGATGTAGATGTAATAACTTTAGATACAGCTCATGGACATTCTAAAGGAGTTTTAGAAGCCGTAAAAGAAGTTAAAGCTAAATATCCAAAGCTTCAAGTTATAGCAGGAAATGTAGCAACTAAAGAGGCAGTAAGGGATTTAGCTGAAGCAGGAGCTGATTGCATAAAAGTAGGTATAGGACCTGGTTCTATTTGTACTACAAGAGTAGTTGCTGGTGTTGGAGTACCTCAGCTTACAGCAGTTATGGATTGTGTAGAAGAAGGAAATAAACTAGGCGTATCTATTATTGCAGATGGTGGTATAAAATACTCTGGAGATATAGTAAAGGCACTAGCGGCTGGAGCAAAGGCCTGTATGATGGGATCTATGTTTGCAGGTTGTGATGAAGCACCTGGAGAAAAAGAAATATATCAAGGAAGAAGTTATAAAGTATATAGAGGAATGGGATCACTTGCTGCAATGCAGTGTGGAAGTAAAGATAGATATTTCCAAGAAGATAATAAAAAACTAGTACCAGAGGGAGTAGAGGGAAGAGTTCCTTATAAGGGATATGTTTCAGATACTATATTCCAAATAATTGGTGGTATTCGTTCAGGTATGGGTTATTTAGGATCAAAAACTTTGATAGATTTATATGAAAGTGCTAGATTTGTAGTTCAAACTTCTTCAGGATTAAGAGAAAGTCACCCACATGATATTAACATAACAAAAGAAGCACCAAACTACAGTGTAAATGCTTAA
- a CDS encoding transposase, which produces MRGRSYTNELKESIINEVKEVGNVSLVSRKHGISKSTIFTWIKNSKQKNEIKVKPGRKALIEGQNNFEKEITEITKENDTLKKYWEKRI; this is translated from the coding sequence ATGAGAGGCAGAAGTTATACAAATGAATTGAAGGAATCAATAATAAATGAAGTAAAGGAAGTTGGAAATGTTTCCTTAGTTTCAAGAAAACATGGAATTTCAAAATCAACTATATTTACATGGATCAAAAATTCTAAACAAAAAAATGAAATTAAGGTGAAGCCAGGTAGAAAGGCTTTAATTGAGGGACAAAATAACTTTGAAAAAGAAATAACAGAAATAACAAAAGAAAATGATACTCTAAAAAAATATTGGGAGAAAAGGATTTAG
- a CDS encoding IS3 family transposase: MKDKVIVAKKYINQGFNAVFVLKIVGLSRSTYYYNLSVEGKEKYKPVGGKPKGYSLTEKGKKICDDEIKEYILKAIDGDAINYGYRKIMHYLKREYGLIINHKKAYRLCKELDILKNQRVIKPKVKRSIAINRSITGSNQLWEMDIKYGYVEGEDKFFYMLNIIDIFDRSIVDYHMGFHCEAKDATALLRKSLIRRHLFEEGAKRPVIRTDNGPQFVSYKFKECCEELKLHHERIPVKTPNKNAHVESFHRILEDECFKSNEFESYKEAYETVNDFITFYNNRRLHSSLGYRTPNEFYHLYSGEQLTNIEIRV; this comes from the coding sequence ATTAAAGATAAAGTAATCGTTGCTAAAAAGTATATAAATCAAGGATTCAATGCAGTTTTTGTTTTAAAAATAGTTGGATTATCAAGGTCAACATATTACTACAATTTAAGTGTAGAAGGCAAAGAGAAATATAAGCCGGTAGGCGGAAAACCCAAAGGATATTCATTAACTGAAAAAGGTAAAAAAATTTGTGATGACGAAATTAAGGAATATATTTTAAAAGCTATAGATGGTGATGCTATAAACTATGGTTATAGAAAAATAATGCATTATCTAAAGCGTGAATATGGACTTATTATAAACCATAAGAAAGCATACAGACTATGTAAAGAACTTGATATTCTAAAGAATCAAAGGGTTATAAAACCTAAAGTCAAGCGAAGCATTGCTATTAATAGATCTATAACGGGTTCCAATCAATTGTGGGAAATGGATATCAAATATGGATATGTTGAAGGAGAAGATAAATTTTTCTATATGCTTAATATTATAGATATCTTCGATAGAAGTATTGTAGATTATCATATGGGTTTTCATTGTGAAGCAAAGGATGCTACCGCATTATTAAGGAAAAGTTTAATTAGAAGACATTTGTTTGAAGAAGGTGCTAAAAGACCTGTTATAAGGACTGATAATGGTCCACAGTTTGTAAGTTATAAATTCAAGGAATGCTGTGAAGAACTTAAGTTACATCATGAAAGAATACCAGTAAAAACACCAAATAAAAATGCACATGTTGAATCTTTTCATAGAATACTTGAAGATGAATGTTTTAAAAGTAACGAATTTGAGAGCTATAAGGAAGCATATGAAACAGTAAACGATTTTATTACTTTTTATAATAATAGAAGGTTACATTCAAGTTTAGGATACAGGACTCCTAATGAATTTTACCACCTTTATTCTGGAGAGCAGCTAACTAATATTGAAATAAGGGTGTAG
- the groL gene encoding chaperonin GroEL (60 kDa chaperone family; promotes refolding of misfolded polypeptides especially under stressful conditions; forms two stacked rings of heptamers to form a barrel-shaped 14mer; ends can be capped by GroES; misfolded proteins enter the barrel where they are refolded when GroES binds) yields the protein MAKTITFGEDARRAMQAGVDKLANTVKVTLGPKGRNVVLDKKFGSPLITNDGVTIAREIELEDAYENMGAQLVKEVATKTNDVAGDGTTTATLLAQAIIREGLRNVTAGANPILIRSGIRLAVAKAVEEIKKISKPVDGKEDIARVAAISAADEEIGTLIADAMEKVGNEGVITIEESKSMLTELDVVEGMQFDRGYLSPYMVTDAEKMEAVLDDPYILITDKKITNIQDILPILEQIVQQGKKLLIISEEVEGEALATLVVNKLRGTFTCVAVKAPGFGDRRKEMLQDIAILTGGTVISEELGRELKDVTIDMLGRAESVKVTKENTTVVNGKGDKEAIHDRVAQIRKQIEETTSDFDREKLQERLAKIAGGVAVVKVGAATETELKERKLRIEDALAATKAAVEEGIVAGGGTAYVRVIPEVDKLVCENQDTQIGINIIRRALEEPVRQIAANAGLEGSVIIEKVKNSQGNVGFDALNGEYIDMMKKGIVDPTKVTRSALQNAASVASTFLTTEAAVADIPEKNPVAPAMPGAGMGMDGMY from the coding sequence ATGGCAAAGACTATTACATTTGGCGAAGATGCTAGAAGAGCTATGCAAGCAGGTGTTGATAAATTAGCGAATACTGTAAAGGTTACTTTAGGACCTAAAGGTAGAAACGTTGTATTAGATAAAAAATTTGGTTCACCACTAATAACTAATGATGGTGTTACAATTGCAAGGGAAATTGAACTTGAAGATGCATATGAAAATATGGGAGCTCAACTTGTAAAAGAAGTTGCAACTAAAACAAATGATGTAGCGGGAGATGGTACAACAACAGCTACATTACTTGCACAGGCTATAATTAGAGAAGGCTTAAGAAATGTAACTGCAGGAGCCAATCCAATTTTAATTAGAAGCGGTATAAGACTTGCTGTAGCTAAAGCAGTTGAAGAAATTAAAAAAATATCAAAACCTGTAGATGGAAAAGAAGATATAGCAAGAGTAGCTGCAATATCTGCTGCAGATGAAGAGATTGGTACTTTAATAGCTGATGCTATGGAGAAAGTAGGCAATGAAGGAGTTATAACTATAGAAGAATCTAAGTCAATGCTTACTGAATTAGACGTAGTTGAAGGTATGCAGTTTGACAGAGGTTACTTAAGCCCATATATGGTAACAGATGCAGAGAAAATGGAAGCTGTATTAGATGATCCATATATATTGATAACTGATAAAAAAATCACTAATATTCAGGATATATTACCAATACTTGAACAAATAGTTCAACAAGGTAAAAAATTATTAATAATATCAGAAGAAGTAGAAGGAGAGGCTTTAGCTACATTAGTAGTGAACAAATTAAGAGGAACATTTACTTGTGTTGCTGTTAAAGCACCTGGCTTTGGAGATAGAAGAAAAGAAATGCTTCAAGATATAGCTATATTAACAGGTGGAACTGTAATCTCAGAAGAGTTAGGAAGAGAATTAAAAGATGTAACTATAGATATGCTAGGAAGAGCAGAAAGTGTTAAGGTAACTAAAGAAAACACTACTGTAGTTAATGGAAAAGGTGACAAAGAAGCTATTCATGATAGAGTTGCTCAAATAAGAAAACAAATTGAAGAAACAACTTCAGATTTTGATAGAGAAAAACTTCAAGAAAGACTTGCAAAAATTGCAGGAGGAGTTGCTGTAGTAAAAGTTGGAGCAGCTACTGAGACTGAATTGAAGGAAAGAAAATTAAGAATAGAAGATGCTCTAGCAGCTACAAAAGCAGCTGTAGAAGAAGGAATAGTTGCAGGTGGTGGAACAGCTTACGTAAGAGTTATACCAGAAGTAGATAAGCTAGTTTGTGAAAACCAAGATACTCAAATAGGTATTAATATCATAAGAAGAGCTCTTGAAGAACCAGTAAGACAAATAGCTGCCAATGCAGGACTTGAAGGTTCAGTTATTATAGAAAAAGTTAAAAATAGCCAAGGAAATGTAGGCTTTGATGCTTTAAATGGTGAATATATAGACATGATGAAGAAAGGAATAGTTGATCCAACTAAGGTTACTAGATCAGCTCTTCAAAATGCAGCTTCAGTTGCATCAACTTTCTTAACAACAGAAGCAGCAGTTGCAGATATTCCAGAAAAGAATCCAGTAGCACCAGCAATGCCAGGTGCAGGAATGGGCATGGACGGAATGTATTAA
- a CDS encoding transposase encodes MGVNESLVRRWVKEYGTHGKDAFPGKGKLRPEDEELRKMEEENAILKKAIRIFTKPEK; translated from the coding sequence ATTGGTGTAAATGAATCCTTAGTTAGAAGATGGGTAAAAGAGTATGGTACTCATGGAAAAGATGCTTTTCCTGGAAAAGGTAAGCTAAGACCAGAAGATGAGGAATTAAGAAAAATGGAAGAAGAAAATGCTATATTAAAAAAAGCTATACGCATCTTCACAAAGCCCGAAAAATAA
- a CDS encoding TraX family protein — protein sequence MRLNSFQLKIFAMILMVLDHISTYIPNMPFWFNMVGRIVAPIFFFLIVEGFFHTRDRKKYAFRLFSWALVMFLGTNVVIRIFIREYQIHNNIFLSLGMSVLLMSVIELSRKNKENKKLYILGIVGLIVIGILSIFTEAGIYGLVMTLIFYFLRDNKSKMTIIYVIVSLLLTVGMGFTAVIEIPDYSIRNLLLDDVQWMMVFAFPFFFMYNGKRGLNTKFTKYLFYIFYPLHIWIIYIVGFYIVGK from the coding sequence ATGAGATTAAACAGTTTTCAATTAAAAATTTTTGCAATGATATTAATGGTTTTAGACCACATAAGCACATATATTCCCAATATGCCATTTTGGTTTAATATGGTGGGGAGAATAGTTGCGCCTATATTCTTCTTTTTGATAGTAGAAGGTTTCTTTCATACTAGAGATAGAAAAAAATATGCATTTAGATTATTTAGTTGGGCTCTTGTTATGTTCCTTGGAACTAATGTAGTTATAAGGATATTTATAAGAGAGTATCAAATACATAATAATATATTTCTATCATTAGGAATGTCAGTTCTATTAATGAGTGTAATTGAATTGAGTAGAAAGAATAAAGAAAATAAGAAACTATATATTTTAGGTATTGTAGGATTAATAGTGATAGGAATTTTATCAATATTTACAGAGGCTGGTATATATGGACTAGTAATGACTCTTATATTTTACTTTTTAAGAGACAATAAATCAAAGATGACTATTATATACGTAATAGTATCTTTATTATTAACTGTTGGAATGGGTTTCACAGCAGTTATAGAAATTCCCGATTATTCAATAAGGAATCTTTTATTAGATGATGTTCAGTGGATGATGGTTTTTGCTTTCCCATTTTTCTTTATGTACAACGGAAAGCGTGGTTTGAATACAAAATTTACAAAATACTTATTTTATATTTTCTATCCACTCCATATATGGATTATCTATATAGTAGGATTCTATATAGTAGGAAAATAA
- a CDS encoding helix-turn-helix domain-containing protein has protein sequence MNKETAGDRIKEKRKSKKMTQKQLCKILNKSESSIQKYESGEVEIPHSVVEEIAKVLDTTVPYLLGYEKGQKQLDELRLFKEQLKLLGCHFEQISLKPLRTLGQLLINYI, from the coding sequence TTGAATAAAGAAACAGCAGGTGATCGCATAAAAGAAAAAAGAAAGAGCAAAAAAATGACTCAAAAACAATTATGTAAAATCCTTAATAAATCTGAAAGTTCTATACAAAAATATGAAAGTGGAGAGGTTGAAATACCCCACAGTGTAGTAGAAGAAATTGCAAAAGTATTAGATACTACCGTCCCGTATCTATTAGGATATGAAAAAGGGCAAAAACAACTTGATGAATTAAGATTATTTAAAGAACAATTGAAATTACTTGGCTGTCATTTTGAACAAATTTCTCTTAAGCCCCTAAGAACACTTGGACAATTGCTTATAAATTATATATAA
- the groES gene encoding co-chaperone GroES, whose protein sequence is MNIRPLGDRVVIKKLEAEETTKSGIVLPGTAKEKPQMAEVIAVGPGNQKDGNKIEMEVKVGDKVIFSKYSGNEVKFDGQEYTILKEEDILAIVE, encoded by the coding sequence ATGAATATTAGACCACTTGGAGACAGAGTTGTAATTAAAAAATTAGAAGCAGAAGAAACTACAAAAAGTGGAATAGTTCTACCAGGCACTGCAAAGGAGAAACCTCAAATGGCTGAGGTTATAGCAGTAGGACCAGGAAACCAGAAGGACGGCAATAAAATTGAAATGGAAGTTAAAGTTGGAGATAAGGTAATTTTCTCTAAGTATTCAGGAAATGAAGTAAAATTTGACGGACAGGAATACACAATCCTAAAAGAAGAAGATATATTAGCTATAGTTGAATAG
- a CDS encoding ABC transporter ATP-binding protein: MKNILVAKDLKKVYGDKGNIYTALNGVDLEIKEGEFIGIMGPSGSGKTTLLNIISTIDKATSGSVFIDKEDITKMKDKSLARFRRESLGFIFQDFNLLDTLTIKENIALPLALAKVNNKKLQKKVKDIATLLGIDDLLNKYPYEVSGGQKQRTAAARAIITRPSLVLADEPTGALDSKSSKELLEALGELNKNENATIMMVTHDAFAASYCKRVLFIKDGLICNEIHNSSNRKAFFQDILEIMSSLGGDSSAVI; encoded by the coding sequence ATGAAAAATATCTTAGTAGCAAAAGATCTGAAAAAGGTTTATGGAGATAAAGGAAATATATATACTGCACTAAATGGTGTGGATTTAGAAATTAAAGAAGGGGAATTCATAGGGATAATGGGCCCATCAGGATCAGGTAAAACTACTCTGTTGAATATTATATCTACCATAGATAAGGCAACCAGTGGCTCAGTTTTTATTGATAAAGAGGATATAACCAAGATGAAGGATAAAAGTTTAGCAAGGTTTAGACGAGAGAGTTTAGGATTTATATTTCAGGATTTTAATCTTTTAGATACGCTGACAATAAAAGAAAATATTGCTCTGCCCTTGGCTTTAGCAAAGGTTAATAATAAAAAACTTCAGAAAAAAGTTAAAGATATAGCAACATTATTAGGAATTGATGATTTACTAAATAAATATCCCTATGAAGTTTCAGGGGGACAGAAACAAAGGACAGCTGCAGCTCGAGCAATTATTACCAGACCTTCTTTGGTTCTAGCAGATGAGCCTACAGGAGCATTGGATTCAAAATCATCAAAGGAACTATTGGAGGCCTTAGGTGAGTTAAATAAAAATGAAAATGCAACAATAATGATGGTAACTCACGATGCTTTTGCAGCAAGTTATTGTAAAAGAGTTTTATTCATAAAAGATGGTTTAATATGTAACGAAATTCACAACTCATCAAATAGGAAAGCCTTTTTTCAAGATATACTTGAAATTATGTCTTCATTAGGTGGTGATAGCAGTGCAGTTATTTAA
- a CDS encoding ATP-binding protein, which translates to MLINFKKEYNKLFLNDVRKSIEEFNLIESKDKIAVGLSGGKDSVFLLLCLKLIKQTFLKDFEFIGINIDLGYNMDMNLLQNFCNENNIEFISEKTNIGKVVFEDRHEKNPCSLCSTLRRGALARVAKAKKCNKIALGHNSDDVIETLFLNALKVGKLGSFHPNSYNEEKKMHIIRPLVYLREALIERLVDNYNLPVIKNNCPVDKKTSREEMKKLLISLEKIYPDAQKKIITSLKNVNIKGLW; encoded by the coding sequence TTGCTCATAAATTTTAAAAAAGAATACAATAAATTATTTTTAAATGATGTAAGGAAATCCATTGAGGAATTTAACTTAATTGAAAGTAAAGATAAAATAGCAGTAGGTTTATCTGGAGGCAAAGATAGCGTGTTTTTGCTGCTATGTTTAAAACTAATTAAGCAAACCTTTTTAAAAGATTTCGAATTTATTGGTATAAACATAGATTTAGGCTATAATATGGACATGAATTTATTGCAAAATTTTTGCAATGAAAATAATATTGAATTTATAAGTGAAAAAACAAACATAGGAAAAGTTGTATTTGAAGATAGGCATGAGAAAAATCCTTGTTCTTTGTGTTCTACACTAAGAAGGGGTGCCCTAGCAAGAGTCGCCAAAGCTAAAAAATGCAATAAAATAGCCCTTGGTCACAATAGCGATGATGTCATAGAAACTCTTTTTTTAAATGCATTGAAAGTTGGTAAGTTAGGTAGCTTTCATCCTAATTCCTATAATGAAGAAAAGAAAATGCATATTATAAGACCCCTTGTTTACTTAAGAGAAGCACTAATTGAAAGACTTGTTGATAATTACAATTTACCTGTCATAAAAAACAACTGCCCTGTAGATAAAAAAACCTCAAGAGAAGAAATGAAAAAGCTTTTAATTTCTCTTGAAAAAATATATCCTGATGCGCAAAAAAAGATTATTACTTCTTTAAAAAATGTAAATATAAAAGGACTATGGTAG
- a CDS encoding TVP38/TMEM64 family protein codes for MIKYNKTTVAVVFVLIFIYISYIYYKYSYILKNPVEIRKFVLAYGNFSLIIFLVFQIIQVVVFFIPGELIQIAGGYVFGTFLGGVLSFLGIFLGSAMVYYISRYLGKDLVKKLVARDKFKFFDKILKASAKSRIIFLLYLIPGIPKDVLAYICGISDVSFKTFILCSTLGRVPGIFLSTYFGNKIQSGEKTKLIVISFMMLIVFAIGVIKGRGLLDKMAKKHSK; via the coding sequence ATGATTAAATATAATAAAACTACTGTGGCTGTAGTGTTTGTTCTTATTTTCATTTACATAAGCTATATATACTACAAATATTCCTATATTTTAAAGAATCCAGTTGAAATAAGAAAATTTGTGTTAGCATATGGCAATTTTAGTCTAATTATTTTTTTAGTATTTCAAATTATACAAGTTGTTGTGTTCTTTATACCAGGTGAGCTGATACAAATAGCCGGTGGGTATGTTTTTGGAACATTTCTAGGTGGGGTTTTGTCTTTTTTAGGTATATTTTTAGGTAGTGCAATGGTTTATTATATATCTAGATACTTAGGTAAAGATTTAGTAAAAAAACTAGTAGCTAGAGATAAATTTAAGTTTTTTGATAAAATTTTAAAAGCCAGTGCTAAGTCAAGAATTATATTTTTACTATATTTAATTCCTGGAATACCTAAGGATGTTCTAGCTTATATTTGTGGAATATCTGATGTGTCTTTTAAAACCTTTATTCTATGTTCCACCCTTGGAAGAGTACCTGGAATATTCTTGTCTACATATTTTGGAAATAAAATACAAAGCGGTGAGAAGACTAAGTTAATCGTAATTTCATTTATGATGTTAATTGTTTTTGCTATTGGGGTTATAAAAGGTAGAGGACTTTTAGATAAAATGGCAAAGAAACACTCTAAGTAA
- a CDS encoding TIGR01906 family membrane protein has translation MNKLLDTVIKSLLLSSIILCWSVLIVLNLSPIYDYSINKYHITKNSNLSLKEIKMNYNYIIDYINSPFKEKFHLPTLSYSKEGAIHFREVKVIFQMVYIIYFTNYSLFCSIFLLDEYVYNKNYPKTFLKTSCKFLLFFSSAAIIVFSNFSKCFDSFHEIFFNNNYWIFDEAKDPIINILPENFFYISFTSIIVIILINTLLILTVYRKIT, from the coding sequence ATGAATAAACTCTTAGATACTGTAATAAAATCACTTTTATTATCTTCAATAATTCTGTGTTGGAGTGTACTTATAGTTTTAAATTTAAGCCCAATATATGATTATTCAATAAACAAATACCATATAACAAAAAATTCAAATTTAAGTCTAAAAGAAATAAAAATGAATTATAATTACATAATAGATTACATAAACAGTCCATTTAAAGAGAAGTTTCATCTTCCAACATTATCCTATTCTAAAGAAGGCGCTATTCACTTTAGAGAGGTTAAAGTAATATTTCAGATGGTTTATATAATTTATTTTACAAATTATTCATTATTTTGCAGCATTTTTCTACTAGATGAATATGTTTATAACAAAAACTATCCAAAAACCTTTTTAAAAACTTCTTGCAAATTTTTATTGTTTTTTTCATCAGCTGCGATTATCGTTTTTAGCAACTTTTCTAAATGTTTTGATTCTTTTCACGAAATATTTTTTAATAATAATTATTGGATATTTGATGAAGCAAAAGACCCAATAATAAACATACTTCCAGAGAACTTCTTCTATATAAGCTTTACTTCTATAATTGTTATAATACTAATAAACACTCTTTTAATCTTAACTGTTTATAGAAAGATTACTTAG